From Patescibacteria group bacterium, a single genomic window includes:
- the infA gene encoding translation initiation factor IF-1, which produces MKKENVITAKGAVIQTLPNASFLVKLDSGYEITASLGGKMRMHRISVLPGDKVSIEMSPYDLTKGRIVFRDIA; this is translated from the coding sequence ATGAAAAAAGAAAATGTCATAACAGCGAAGGGAGCGGTAATCCAAACCCTCCCCAATGCTAGTTTTTTAGTTAAACTTGATTCAGGATACGAAATTACTGCATCGCTTGGTGGAAAAATGCGAATGCATCGAATTAGCGTTCTTCCTGGAGATAAGGTTTCTATAGAAATGTCGCCTTATGATTTAACCAAAGGCAGAATTGTATTTCGCGATATTGCGTAA
- the rplQ gene encoding 50S ribosomal protein L17, with amino-acid sequence MRQLGMKKAHREHVIRNAAASLLLYEQIDTTAPRAKEVKAFVEKIIVKAKLDDLHAKRQIYSILFDKNAADKVLTDLKQRYSERKSGFIKSYRLHKRLGDNAQVVRLMLVDKKVFVKEPEKATDDKKDSQKKLAKKTSEKEITKK; translated from the coding sequence ATGAGACAACTTGGGATGAAAAAAGCGCATAGAGAGCATGTAATTCGCAACGCTGCGGCGTCTCTTTTGTTGTACGAACAAATCGACACCACAGCCCCGAGAGCCAAAGAAGTTAAGGCTTTTGTGGAAAAGATTATTGTAAAAGCTAAACTTGATGACCTTCATGCAAAAAGACAGATTTATTCCATACTTTTTGATAAAAATGCCGCCGACAAAGTCCTTACCGACCTCAAACAACGATATTCTGAAAGAAAATCCGGATTTATCAAAAGCTACCGGCTCCATAAAAGACTTGGAGACAATGCTCAGGTCGTGCGCCTTATGCTAGTGGATAAAAAAGTTTTCGTCAAGGAACCCGAGAAAGCCACGGATGATAAAAAGGATTCCCAAAAGAAACTTGCAAAGAAAACTAGTGAAAAAGAGATAACAAAGAAATAA
- the rpsM gene encoding 30S ribosomal protein S13, giving the protein MARIAGVNIPNEKKLNIALTYIFGIGSTTSRKIIEKSGVSGDIRVKDLSETDVEKIRKAIAAFKVEGDLRMMISQNIKRLKEVGAYRGVRHIKGLPARGQRTKTNARTKRGKKITVGSGRKPAAQKT; this is encoded by the coding sequence ATGGCAAGAATAGCTGGCGTAAATATTCCTAACGAAAAAAAATTAAATATTGCCCTCACATATATTTTTGGCATAGGCAGTACAACCAGCCGAAAAATTATTGAAAAATCCGGCGTAAGCGGCGATATTCGCGTTAAAGATTTGAGTGAGACTGATGTTGAGAAAATCAGAAAAGCTATTGCTGCATTCAAGGTTGAGGGTGATCTTAGGATGATGATTAGCCAAAATATTAAACGGCTCAAAGAGGTTGGTGCTTATCGGGGGGTTCGGCATATTAAAGGTTTGCCAGCCAGAGGACAACGCACCAAAACAAATGCTCGAACCAAACGTGGTAAGAAAATTACTGTTGGCTCCGGGCGTAAACCTGCCGCTCAAAAGACATAA
- the map gene encoding type I methionyl aminopeptidase produces MQKLSSNEIKLLRKSGKILKNALSEVILAIKPGISAASLDQIAESSIRQQGGTPSFKNYPPGDDNPFPAALCVSLNDEIVHGIPYPNKIIREGDIVSVDLGVNYHGMNTDMAKSVIAGSPKNKIDEKLIKVTEQALKIAIANAIAGHTTGDIGNAVEMYIKKEGFSVVRALVGHGVGRNVHEDPQIPNFGRKNEGEKLVSGIAVAIEPMVVVGSHDVKTSSDGWSVSTLDGSKAAHFEHTILIGSKRSEIITV; encoded by the coding sequence ATGCAGAAATTAAGTAGCAACGAAATTAAATTACTCCGCAAATCGGGCAAAATACTCAAAAATGCCCTTTCTGAGGTGATTCTCGCGATTAAACCCGGGATTTCCGCGGCTTCATTGGATCAAATAGCCGAATCGTCAATCAGGCAGCAAGGTGGCACTCCATCCTTTAAAAACTATCCTCCCGGAGATGATAATCCATTTCCTGCTGCTTTGTGCGTCTCTCTAAATGATGAAATCGTCCACGGAATTCCTTATCCAAATAAAATTATTCGCGAAGGCGACATTGTTTCAGTCGACCTAGGCGTTAACTATCACGGAATGAATACGGATATGGCAAAGAGTGTAATTGCCGGCTCTCCAAAAAATAAAATCGACGAGAAACTTATTAAGGTCACAGAGCAGGCCCTTAAAATTGCAATTGCCAATGCAATAGCCGGCCACACCACTGGTGATATTGGAAACGCTGTTGAAATGTATATTAAAAAAGAGGGTTTTAGTGTTGTTCGTGCGCTTGTTGGGCACGGGGTAGGGCGTAATGTGCATGAAGATCCACAAATACCCAATTTTGGAAGGAAAAACGAAGGAGAAAAACTTGTTTCCGGAATCGCCGTAGCAATTGAGCCTATGGTTGTTGTGGGTTCGCACGATGTTAAGACATCCTCTGATGGATGGAGCGTATCAACACTAGACGGGAGTAAAGCGGCGCATTTCGAACACACAATTTTGATTGGCAGTAAAAGAAGCGAAATTATAACTGTATAG
- the rpsI gene encoding 30S ribosomal protein S9, giving the protein MAETAKKEKYYFGTGRRKSAVARVRIFEGKKESSINDKTTDLSEEIILPFEIVGKKGSFAVSAKVVGGGFQSQKEAIRHGISRALVEYNSEFRTSLKKAGLLSRDPREKERKKPGLKGARRAPQWSKR; this is encoded by the coding sequence ATGGCAGAAACCGCAAAAAAAGAAAAATATTATTTCGGTACCGGAAGGCGCAAGAGCGCAGTTGCACGCGTTCGTATTTTTGAGGGCAAAAAAGAGAGTTCAATAAACGACAAAACCACTGATCTTTCAGAAGAAATTATTTTACCTTTTGAAATAGTTGGCAAGAAGGGTTCTTTCGCTGTATCTGCTAAGGTAGTCGGCGGTGGATTTCAAAGCCAAAAAGAGGCTATCCGCCACGGCATTTCCCGCGCTTTGGTTGAATATAATTCAGAATTTCGTACATCTTTGAAAAAAGCCGGGCTGCTCTCGCGTGATCCTCGAGAAAAAGAACGAAAGAAGCCAGGGCTTAAAGGTGCCCGCCGTGCTCCACAATGGTCTAAGCGATAA
- the rpmJ gene encoding 50S ribosomal protein L36: MKVRPSVKKMCDKCKIVSRSKKGKSKRTSAKERIFVICENPKHKQRQG, encoded by the coding sequence ATGAAAGTTAGACCATCTGTAAAAAAAATGTGCGACAAATGCAAAATCGTTTCTCGCAGCAAGAAAGGCAAGTCCAAACGAACAAGCGCGAAGGAACGAATTTTTGTGATTTGCGAAAACCCTAAACACAAGCAGAGGCAAGGATAA
- a CDS encoding ribosome-binding factor A, giving the protein MDSSRIKQVNALILSKLSFSILDYIGGNIASIVRVDTSSDLSSSKIYISVLNDDQKIVDQLNFHAKEIRKDLAGKIKLRIIPNFRFILDLNESYAEKVDNLFKKL; this is encoded by the coding sequence ATGGATTCCTCACGCATTAAACAAGTCAACGCACTCATTCTTTCTAAGCTCTCGTTTAGTATTTTGGACTACATTGGGGGAAATATTGCCTCAATTGTCAGGGTTGATACGTCATCCGATCTTTCATCTTCAAAAATATATATCAGTGTATTAAATGATGATCAGAAAATTGTCGATCAGCTAAACTTTCACGCAAAAGAAATCCGCAAAGACCTGGCAGGGAAAATAAAGCTTCGTATTATTCCAAATTTTAGATTTATTCTTGATCTTAATGAAAGCTACGCAGAAAAGGTTGATAACCTTTTTAAAAAGCTATAA
- a CDS encoding nucleoside monophosphate kinase: MSERTVYSFLGLPGSGKGTQAEIMAKKMKVTVFGMGNLIRKELENADFSDPFYKEMKERYDKGIPQPDEIAVDIIKKNIDGIEGDIVLDNFPFTKNQSDLFFEMCKDLGIDKPVCVWIKIEPESALNRILNRKVCSKCGKNFIGGTATICDACGGSLISRADDKAEVVENRISIYKPRIDDVVEEFKNQAILIEINGEQTIPEVEKEIEEKVINAEIK; this comes from the coding sequence ATGTCAGAAAGAACAGTCTACAGCTTTCTCGGGTTACCGGGATCAGGTAAAGGAACGCAAGCTGAAATAATGGCGAAAAAAATGAAAGTTACCGTTTTTGGTATGGGTAATCTAATTCGAAAAGAGCTGGAAAATGCTGATTTTTCTGATCCATTCTACAAAGAAATGAAAGAGCGTTATGATAAGGGAATTCCACAGCCGGATGAAATTGCCGTTGATATCATTAAAAAAAATATTGATGGCATAGAGGGCGATATTGTTTTAGATAATTTTCCTTTTACAAAAAACCAATCCGACTTATTTTTTGAGATGTGCAAGGATCTTGGTATTGATAAACCGGTATGCGTCTGGATTAAAATTGAACCAGAATCTGCGCTCAATAGAATTTTAAACCGAAAAGTATGTTCAAAATGTGGCAAAAACTTTATCGGCGGAACAGCTACAATCTGTGATGCATGCGGTGGTTCTTTGATTTCAAGGGCTGATGATAAGGCCGAAGTAGTTGAGAACAGAATTTCTATTTACAAGCCAAGGATTGACGATGTTGTTGAGGAGTTTAAGAATCAGGCAATCTTGATTGAAATAAATGGCGAACAAACCATTCCCGAGGTAGAAAAAGAAATTGAAGAAAAAGTAATTAATGCAGAAATTAAGTAG
- a CDS encoding DNA-directed RNA polymerase subunit alpha: MEKISLPKIREEKLEDNKSRFVIDPLYPGYGATLGNALRRVLLSSIPGSAITSFKLEGAPHEFTAISHVKEDLLEIMLNLKEINVKSDSDEPTALMISKKGPGEVTGADFSKNSSIEIINPEVHIATLDKGAQFELEVTIEKDRGFRSTEDFTDKGKEIGRIDIDAAFSPITRVKMDIENTRVGQMTNYDKLVIEIDSDGSIAPYDALISASNILIDHYKAFAFNEEVPFELTEMPKNEVEIEEEELLGGEEEADEIGLDPKTKIEDANFSQRTTNALVNAGIKTIAGLKRLSDLKLSEIKGLGQKGIDEVKEKLS, from the coding sequence ATGGAGAAAATATCTCTGCCAAAAATTAGAGAGGAAAAGCTTGAGGATAACAAATCCAGGTTTGTTATTGATCCGCTTTATCCTGGCTATGGTGCTACTCTTGGCAATGCGTTAAGACGTGTTTTACTGTCATCTATTCCTGGATCAGCGATCACATCTTTTAAGCTTGAGGGTGCTCCTCATGAGTTTACAGCGATCTCGCATGTTAAGGAGGATCTCCTTGAAATTATGCTCAACCTTAAGGAGATTAATGTTAAATCAGATAGTGATGAACCGACCGCATTGATGATTTCCAAAAAAGGTCCCGGCGAAGTCACTGGTGCTGATTTTTCTAAGAATTCTAGCATTGAAATAATTAATCCAGAAGTTCACATTGCCACACTGGATAAAGGTGCTCAATTCGAACTTGAAGTTACAATTGAAAAAGACAGAGGATTTAGATCTACCGAAGACTTTACCGACAAAGGAAAAGAAATTGGTCGAATTGACATCGATGCTGCATTTTCCCCAATTACCCGAGTTAAAATGGATATTGAAAATACCCGTGTTGGCCAGATGACAAACTATGACAAATTGGTCATTGAGATCGATAGTGACGGAAGTATTGCTCCATATGATGCATTAATATCCGCGTCAAACATTTTGATTGATCATTACAAGGCTTTTGCCTTCAATGAAGAGGTTCCGTTTGAGCTTACCGAGATGCCAAAAAACGAAGTTGAAATAGAAGAAGAAGAATTGTTGGGTGGCGAAGAAGAAGCTGACGAAATCGGACTTGACCCAAAAACAAAAATTGAAGACGCTAATTTTTCGCAACGAACCACGAATGCTTTGGTTAATGCCGGAATTAAAACTATAGCTGGCCTTAAAAGATTGTCCGATCTTAAATTATCCGAAATCAAGGGACTTGGGCAAAAGGGAATTGACGAGGTAAAAGAGAAGCTGAGTTAA
- the pheS gene encoding phenylalanine--tRNA ligase subunit alpha, whose product MTRGNLHPVTQIIRKSVKFFESHGFDVYEGPEVDTEWYNFDALNTPSDHPSRDVQDTFWLEDGRVLRTQTSNSQVRYGETHKPPFRVVVPGVCFRNEATDSGHETTFVQIEGLYIDEKVNIGQLFNILKEYYKEIFGETIDLRFRPHHFPFTEPSIEFDTNFRGKWLELGGAGMVNPVVIKNMGLDPDKYTGFAFGPGVERPIMVRYGISDVRTFRSSDLRFLKQF is encoded by the coding sequence ATGACACGAGGTAATTTACACCCTGTTACTCAAATAATTCGCAAGTCGGTCAAATTTTTTGAGTCACACGGTTTTGATGTTTATGAAGGCCCCGAGGTTGATACTGAGTGGTACAATTTTGATGCCTTAAATACGCCTTCTGATCATCCCTCTCGCGATGTACAAGATACCTTTTGGCTAGAAGATGGACGAGTTTTACGGACCCAAACCTCGAATTCGCAAGTTCGGTATGGAGAAACACACAAACCGCCATTTCGCGTAGTTGTTCCTGGAGTTTGTTTTCGCAACGAAGCAACTGATTCCGGCCATGAGACAACATTTGTTCAGATTGAAGGCCTTTATATCGACGAGAAGGTAAATATCGGCCAACTTTTCAACATCCTGAAGGAATATTACAAAGAAATTTTTGGTGAAACAATAGATTTGCGTTTTCGCCCCCATCATTTTCCGTTTACCGAACCTTCGATTGAGTTTGATACAAACTTTCGTGGTAAATGGCTTGAGCTGGGCGGCGCAGGAATGGTAAATCCAGTTGTAATTAAAAATATGGGGCTTGATCCTGACAAATATACTGGTTTTGCCTTTGGTCCTGGCGTCGAGCGGCCAATCATGGTTCGTTATGGTATTTCCGACGTTCGGACGTTTAGATCAAGTGATCTTCGATTTTTAAAGCAATTTTAG
- the rplM gene encoding 50S ribosomal protein L13, which produces MANKTEQNRNWYIFDLKDQILGRSCTRIADILNGKNRPDYLPNLDLGGYVVVINAKDVKLSGNKELDKRYYKHTSYIGNLKTKEYKDIKEENPEFIIKHAVSGMLPKNKLQALKLNRLKVYAGDQHPHVNVKFVNK; this is translated from the coding sequence ATGGCTAATAAAACTGAACAAAATCGAAACTGGTATATCTTCGACCTGAAGGATCAAATTCTCGGTCGTTCATGCACCCGAATTGCTGATATACTAAACGGCAAAAACCGCCCGGATTACTTACCAAATCTTGACCTTGGTGGTTATGTTGTTGTTATCAATGCAAAAGATGTTAAGCTTAGCGGAAACAAAGAGCTCGACAAAAGGTATTATAAGCACACGAGTTATATTGGCAATCTTAAAACCAAAGAATACAAAGATATTAAAGAGGAAAATCCTGAATTTATCATTAAGCACGCTGTTTCCGGAATGTTACCCAAAAACAAGCTTCAAGCTTTAAAACTTAATCGGCTTAAAGTTTATGCCGGAGACCAGCATCCGCACGTTAATGTTAAATTTGTAAACAAGTAA
- the rpsK gene encoding 30S ribosomal protein S11, with protein sequence MAKAVDKKATKVVRKKVKKSVYSGSIYIQSSFNNTIISVTDEDGNVVTWASAGSIGFKGTKKSTPYAAQLAATDAVEKAKAYGLSKVKVFVSGVGAGRESAVRALINSNLTVETIKDITPIAHNGCRAKKERRV encoded by the coding sequence ATGGCAAAAGCTGTTGATAAAAAAGCCACAAAAGTGGTAAGAAAAAAGGTCAAAAAATCAGTTTATTCTGGAAGTATTTATATTCAGTCATCCTTTAACAATACAATTATTTCCGTGACAGATGAAGATGGAAATGTAGTAACTTGGGCATCTGCCGGTTCGATTGGTTTTAAGGGGACGAAGAAATCTACTCCCTATGCTGCGCAGCTTGCTGCAACTGATGCTGTTGAAAAAGCAAAAGCATACGGCCTTTCCAAAGTAAAAGTGTTTGTTTCCGGTGTAGGTGCAGGAAGAGAATCAGCCGTTCGAGCTTTGATTAATTCCAACCTTACCGTGGAGACAATCAAAGATATCACCCCAATTGCACATAACGGATGCCGTGCGAAGAAAGAAAGAAGAGTATAG
- the rpsD gene encoding 30S ribosomal protein S4 → MNHGCRKCRREGEKLMLKGERCLSPKCAVVKRPYVPGQHGPTSRIKLSEYGKQLREKQKIRKVYGISESQLKIYYENADRKTGNTAENLVSLLESRLDNVLFRSGIVNSHATARQLASHGRVYVNNKRATSPSIIVKPNDVVKYPKTLEIVKNTKNAAPNWISLDDAKKEILVKHIPERVEIELNINENLIVEFYSR, encoded by the coding sequence ATGAATCATGGATGCAGAAAATGTAGACGCGAAGGAGAGAAATTGATGCTCAAAGGAGAGCGTTGTCTTTCTCCAAAGTGTGCAGTTGTAAAAAGACCTTATGTGCCAGGGCAGCATGGCCCGACATCACGAATCAAACTATCTGAATACGGCAAACAGCTTCGCGAAAAACAAAAAATCAGAAAAGTTTATGGTATATCAGAATCCCAACTCAAAATATATTACGAAAACGCTGACAGGAAAACAGGAAATACCGCTGAAAATCTGGTTTCGTTGTTGGAATCACGGCTTGATAATGTTTTGTTCCGAAGTGGAATTGTAAATTCGCATGCCACGGCTCGCCAGCTAGCATCTCACGGTCGTGTTTATGTAAACAACAAACGAGCAACTTCACCTTCAATTATTGTCAAACCCAACGATGTTGTGAAATATCCCAAAACGTTGGAGATTGTTAAAAATACAAAAAATGCTGCACCAAACTGGATTTCCTTAGATGATGCAAAAAAAGAAATATTAGTAAAACACATACCTGAGAGAGTGGAAATCGAACTAAATATTAATGAGAATTTAATCGTAGAATTTTACTCTAGATAA